One stretch of Cohnella algarum DNA includes these proteins:
- a CDS encoding ankyrin repeat domain-containing protein gives MFCTNCGHKYHEDEKFCAQCGKPVNRGNISGNDQPQSMRQRQEVPRKRVRFIISVAVCSLLITVGLTAGMFYIADKIEPSKPPLRPIVKSGETSTKPWENLVPAEVSYKDKFDSADELTQVAFQNNSNDVANLLADGADPTQSNAILVAAGNKNMKTMELLLKHGANPNYMRAGKTALNYAVENDDIEMAKFLLDSGADPNVSTESAIWKAVEKGSTKMVKILLDYGADPNRTIVNNKYLLQFAKESGLTEIADLLKNAGAKESKRG, from the coding sequence GTGTTTTGCACGAATTGCGGACACAAGTATCATGAAGATGAAAAATTCTGTGCTCAATGCGGAAAACCTGTAAACCGGGGTAATATATCCGGGAATGATCAACCGCAGAGCATGCGTCAACGTCAAGAAGTACCAAGGAAAAGGGTCCGATTCATTATTTCGGTTGCAGTATGCAGTCTGCTGATTACGGTCGGACTGACAGCAGGCATGTTTTACATTGCGGATAAAATTGAGCCATCCAAGCCGCCTTTACGGCCAATTGTAAAGAGCGGCGAGACTTCAACCAAACCATGGGAAAACTTGGTGCCGGCAGAAGTATCGTATAAGGATAAATTCGACAGTGCAGATGAATTGACCCAAGTGGCATTCCAAAACAATAGCAATGATGTCGCTAATTTATTGGCCGACGGAGCCGACCCTACTCAATCCAATGCCATATTAGTGGCTGCCGGAAACAAAAATATGAAAACCATGGAGCTTCTATTGAAACACGGAGCCAATCCCAACTACATGAGAGCAGGAAAAACGGCTTTGAATTACGCTGTAGAAAATGATGATATTGAAATGGCCAAGTTTCTTCTGGATTCGGGTGCCGATCCAAATGTAAGTACTGAATCGGCGATATGGAAAGCAGTGGAAAAAGGTTCAACCAAAATGGTCAAAATATTGCTGGACTATGGTGCCGATCCGAATCGAACTATCGTCAACAATAAATATTTGCTGCAATTCGCCAAGGAATCTGGACTGACAGAGATAGCTGACTTGTTAAAAAATGCTGGAGCAAAAGAGAGCAAACGAGGTTAG